A region of the Phaeodactylum tricornutum CCAP 1055/1 chromosome 1, whole genome shotgun sequence genome:
ACGTGTCGATCGAAGCCGTAATTATGCCAAACTTTGAGAAACCTGGGGTTTTCGAACCACGCCTTGAATTCTTGCAAAATACCAGCAGCATCATCCAGGTTGTCGATCCACAAACAAGAACCTGGACCCTCGCCGAGTCCGTAATCAAAGTCGGGCCCGGAATAGACACTCGCGCAAGTCACGTAGCCATTTCCAACCGGTCCGACCGATTTGAGATCAATGGCCATGACCTCGGTATCACAGGCGTGAAAGATAGACGGGTCGGCTGCAAAAAGCCGTTTTAGGACCTTTTGGGCTTGTGCCTTGGTACGTACAATGGTCACGTGGGGTACTTCTGTCTTGCTAACGTCAAAATATCCCTCGTCGCCAGGTCTGAGGACGGTAAGCTCCTGTAGTCGGGCATCTTCTTCCGGCGATCGACGACCAAAGTCTCTAGCCCAGCCCACGGGGTCATAAACATCCCAGTTCCCACCTGGTATGGGACGCGACTGAATATTCAAAGCCTTTAAGCGATCTTCGATAGATAGAGGACTCCTTGTACTTTTCAACCCATTCACCGTTGATGCGGTGTCCGACCGATACTCCTCAAGATGTTGGCCGCCCGTGTTGTCGCCTTCAAGGACGTCGGGTGTTTGAGCAACCGTGGAGGCAGAAGAGAAGAGTCGTGACTGAGACTTCCAACCATATCTTGCGTAAGTCTGTGGCCATCGGCGCAACCCATTCGGTGTGCTCAGGCTTGTCGTTGTCTGAAAGGGGGTGCGTTTGGTCACCTGGACACGTCGGGTGGTCGATCGAGCCAGGTTGGTGACCCATAATGATGCCGACGGCATACTCTTTGCTGTATTTTGACTACCCAAACAAAAGGCGCTGGTAGACTGAAGTAAAATGAGCAGTAAAGAAAGACAAAACGGCACGATAACAGCTTGGCGACAATCGAGTCTTGGCGAAAAAGAAGTAGAGCACCCCGCCATGTAAGTCAACCGAGATGTTGTTACACACAGCAGCTATCACAGCAAAGCACAGCGATTGTCAAtaaagagagagagagaggaaTTCTCGTTCGAGTAACCGAGAAGTAGATGTTTCGAGTAGATATTGCAACGACAATGATTGTGTTCGGAGAGAAAATAGAGCAGCAAGAAAAGCATCTAGCTTTGGCCTTCCGTGTTCTCCGTTTTGGGAGGAGGGGGGGCCCATGTTTCGTTGGTTGGTGTGGCACGATATGGCTTGCTTTCCAGAGCGCGGGCTTTTTCTACTTGTGTATTCAAACCGACATCGACCCGGATGTTGAAAACATTTGCGACATTAATAACGTAAGAAGGCTGTAGTGAAAGGGAGAGAAGGGTTTCCAACCCTAACCCTCCTCGAAAAAATCGACCTACTGTTACTCTTCGATCAATGTTAGACTCGCCTTTCAAACATTGAGAGGCCTGTAGTCTATTGCTGATATAGAAATATTATTTACCCGGTCCCTTACACTCCCTTGTATGAAAGCGTTCACAACTCAGAGTCAGAGAGCGATGGAGCTTCTTCTCGTCTTCCACCGTCCCCTTCCTCGattgctttttcttgctgcaCCTCGGCTGTAGCACACTCGAACGATTGAATGAGTCGCTTGCGTGTCGGGCTAAACTGCATATTTGGTAGAACATCGGCTTGCAGCATAAAAAAGTTGAACTTGACAAGCTTGCGTTCGGGGTGGAGGTCTGCGTCGTTTTCGCGATCCCATTCCCGGCACAGGTAGCTCCATAGAGCATCTCCGTCTTCATTTTCCAACCCAGCTAGGTACGGGAATGACCGCCAACGTCCGGGTCTAGACGTGGCCGTACACGGTGCACCGGATCCGGGCAAATCCCAGCTGATGCTGTTCGTGCGCCCCCAAACGTCCACGACGGAACCATCGACCAACTGACCCGGAGCGATCTCCCAGGTCACGTATTCCTCGGCTCCCACGAACACATTCCAACGGTTGTGAAAAACAGTGCTCCATATGTGCTTTACGCTTTGATCGCAAGCTTGGCTTACTGTTTCCAACCACAAATTACCTGCCAGCATGGATAGGATGAAAACGAGTGACGCCGTATTACGCACTTTGCCGGTTGCAGGCCTGGAAATTTGAAAGCTAGCCCCACTCATGCTTGACGTAAGAGGTAGAAAGGTGCACCAGGGCGTACAGGCAAGAAACGACAGGAGTGCAGCGTTGCGCAAGGTCAACGCAATGCCAACGTGCAAGGAACAAATCGAAATCACCGCGAAATAAATCAGAGAAGTGCTTCCCACTAGCAGACCAAAAAGAGCCACCGGAGCTGCCAATAACTCCACCCAGACTACCGTTGGAGTCATAACACGGAGCCCCTCTGGCCCCAAAAGTGCATACATGTAGCGGGCGACAGTTGTATGGCGAGCATATGTGTCGAGAGCCGGTAGGGGGTCGGCGTGGTAGGTCCATCCACCGAGAGGGTCCATATATTTTCCGACTCCGGCATCAACATAGATCCATACAACCAGCAGTTTCAGAAAAATCGTCCCAGGAGAAAGAACGacgtttcctttctctttcttcaaaGTGGCACCTCTCAAGCTCCATCGTTCATCCAGCGGGAGAAACATGGAAAGAAAGAGCAAGTAGTGAATATATCGATCGAGAATATAGTTCATCCACGTATTTCGCAATGTTAAACTCAGATACCAAAACCATGACACGGGAGCGACGAAATTGGTTCTATATCCCAAAGTCAGCAACACTGAAAGAATAATTTGAACGGATAAAAGTATTTGTTGCTCCCACACTTCTCCGAAATAGCAGTGAAAGCAAACATGCTTATAAAGACTATCAACTTTCCCCATCAGAAGATCAAGAGGCAGTGTACCTTCGTTTGAATAGAATGGAAGCAAGAAACGAAAACGGAGCACCAACTCCAGAGTCAGCAACATACCCAGGCAGATCCGAAACGCAGCCAGCGACTCGTACGTGCAGCCTAGGACAGCTCGCCATCCGCGGAATTGTCCTTGCATGTCCGACATATACAAAGTGACAGTTGAGCCGCGGCCTCAGGTAGCAGTGCAATTGACGCTTTTCCTGCTATTGCGTAGCACGCCAATTGAGAAAGGAAAAATAGGAACGTTGGTGTTGAACAGGGCCAGAGTCGCTTTATGGCCaaaatttactgttaatgcaCCTGTTGCAGGTCTTATGATGCTCTCCGATATTGACATTTTCGCAATTGAAATGGATCATAAAAGATAAcatgattgttttggatcCAACATTCCTTGTTCCATGCTCCAATAGTTGATTGTAAGATTGCCCATAAACAGCTCGGTtggtttttcttttgttccgACGGCCCTCTGCAACTTACATTACACTACTGGCAACACCATTTCGGTCAATGACCACTGTGAGCGAAGCAAACTACACGAATTAACCAACAAGGTGCCTCAACTTCTCATTAGTTTGGGACGCTAACTTTTGCAATGGCATCGACGAGTCCAGATCCGACAGTGATGGAAGCTATCGAAAGGGGaaatgtcgtcgtctttttcgatgTGTCTTTGGGGGAGTCAGGCGACAACGAGACGCCGTTGGGACGGATCAAAATCGAACTTTTTCAACAGGATTGTCCGAAAACATGCGAGAACTTTCGACAGTTTTGCACCGGAGAATTCTTGCAGAACGAACAACCTACCGGCTACAAGAACAGTATCTTTCATCGCGTCATTAAAGGCTTCATGATTCAAGGTGGAGGTACGTAGCACGCCTCCTACGATGGGGCTCTTTGGATGAGACTGTTTATACTGATTCAATGTTCGTAACGATTCGCAGACTTTGTCAATCACGACGGCTCGGGAAAAATGAGCATATACGGCGCAACCTCCTTCCCGGACGAAAACTTTCTGCACAAGCATGATCGACCCGGCCTTCTATCAAGCGCCAACAGTGGACCGAACACAAACGGATGTCAATTTTTTATCACCTGTGGTAAAGCCGACTGGCTTGACGGTAAACACGTGGTATTTGGTCAGGTTTTGGATGCAGACAGCATGTTGACGGTACGAAAGTGTGAAGCGGCTCCAGTGAATGGGAGCGAGCCGCGTTTACCAATCCGCATTGTGCAATGTGGAGAGCTATAGTACACAGAATGAAGGCGTTGGCTTGCCTTTCATAAACCGCCTGATAAGAAACATTTTTGATATGGTTGGACCATGGTCAGAGGACACTATATTGCTATGTTCAAATGAAAGAGGTATAGATTCAATAAGGAGAAACCTTGTAATGATATACTAGCTCTTCTTGGCTTTGGACGACGGCTTTACAAATGTCAAAAGAGCATCATCGTCTAaatcctcctcctcctgTTGATTgggctttttctttttaccagcctttttggcttcgactttcttttcttgcACGAGTCGCGCAGccacctttttcttggccttttccaCTTCGGCCCGTTTGGATGCATTCGACGCGTCGGCATCTGCGGCACCAGAAAGCTCATTGACCAAAGACTCCATAGTACGTTCATCCATATGCGTTAGCTTTTGTGCTTGTTCTAAAAGTGTGATGAGAAAAAGAACACAATTGTGAATACAAACGAATCATACACCATTGTATAGCATATCTACTTGTCAAACTACTTACGAGCCTTGACAGATGACCGTATTTGGTAAAGGACGAAGAGTCCTCCGATGATGGGTAGGCCGATGTTTAACGGAACATATGTGAAGTATGCCTGATCATTGATGAGTAAAATGTGCAAtatacagcaacaaaagaaacgACAGTGTGAGCGATGAGTGGCCAGAAAATGAAGATTTCCGGCCTTTAAACCCCCCATCGCCTAAAATACTGCACACGAATACCATTTGCGAAAAAACAGCCCGTTTTCACGGCTGTATACGCCCAATCAATGCGGTCTTTACGTAAAATCAGAGTATAGAAACGGACATCATCGGATTCGTGCTTTACTGCTACTTACGTAGGTTGTGCAGACAAGAATTAAAGGAAACGAAAAGGCTAGCGTTTCCTTATtgaagaagatattgttgGATTGATCGGGCATGGTGACGATAAGGATCCTGTGATGAGGGGTTTCCCGTATGTTGTGAATTTGGAGGAGCACCGTGATGATGACCTCGTTTGGCGAGCTTGCGCTCGGGCTCTTTGCATGCGAAGCGATGAAAGCGGCTGTCGGAGGCGCttctactaactgtaatgtCTCGTCGACAGAGATCCCACTTTACATTACAGTAGCTTCCTCGTAGCAGGTATGAGCATTTTACAAAGACAACCAAGACATTTCAGCTTATATTAAGAGTATGTCACCGTgtcgttttcaaaatataAATGTAAATCTCCTCAGTCTTTTACAGTCGCTGTTGACCAAATACCTACCTATTACTTACCGTGAACTCTGCGTTCGCCTTGGACTGCTGGAGTGAACGTGAAAAACCTGTTTGTAGAATCTGGAATGTGATGGAAATATCCGTTTTACTGTTTGAAAAGGAATTCTGGATAGCCTTGTGTAACCCGAAAACGTttgccttttcttcgggTTCACCATCCCACGTCATCGGCGCGTTTCAACCTGCGGAAGCTTCATCAGATCCACACATTCCAATTCCCCGCGAGATCAAAATCcattgtcacagtcagtctgCTCTGAGAATTCTAGCCCCAAAACGCCTTTTTGATCGCTCTCCCATATTTTCTTTGTGCAAGTGCAGAGTTCTCAGCAGACGTTGGGTTGTTTGTATCTTTGTGACACCACGGTCTTTCAGAAATTGGATCGTATAAGGGATCAGAGAGTTTTCAAACTACTCCTTCTTTCTTTATTCTGTGACTGCTTTAGTTGACTGTCTGCGATCGTTGTAGATTATTCAGAATTCGGTACCTATATTGCGAGATATTCTCTGTAGATCCAATCGACTGCCTCCGTATCAACGAAGGAAAGTTACACCAATCACTGTTTACAATCACTAACTCGGTAATCACTCTACTCTTCATTGACACCATCAACAATGAACATTCGAGGCATGGCTGTACTAGGAGCTGTCGCTCCAGTTCTGGCGTTCGTGCCCGATTCCCTCAAACGGCAGTCTCCCCGCGTCGCTTCGTTACATACACAAGTCAACGCCCGCTCCATCCGACCAACATTGACACCTAATCCTACCTCCTGGTCTACACCATACTGCTCCAGTCCGTCTACCCGGCTCCAAATGGCCTGGGACGATTCCAAGCCGTCCAATATGTTTGACGGTCCGCTCGCGCTCACCAAAGAACGTGACGCCTGCGGTGTGGGATTCATCGCCAACACGAAATCTGGTAAAGAGTTCGGTACCCACAAGGTGCTACAGCAGGGTATTTCGGCATTAACATGTATGGAGCATCGCGGGGCCTGCGGTGGAGATGGTGTCTCTGGAGATGGTGCCGGCATCATGACCCAGATTCCGTGGAAATTGTTGGATTCCTTCAGGTCGGAAAATTGTCCCCAACCCGGTGTTGGTATGACCTTTCTCCCCCAAGACGAAACTCGCCGTGAAAAAGTCAAGACCATGATTCAAGAGGTTTGTGAGAATAACGAGCTCGAGTTTTTGGGTTGGCGGGAGGTTCCGACGGATCCTTCCGTTTTGGGGGAACTCGCCCGTGCCGCCATGCCCAGTATTTGGCAATTTTTCGTCAAGGCCCCTGCACGACTCTCCAATGATGACGAGGAGCGGGATGGTTTCGAGCGTACCCTCTATCTTGTTCGTCGTCGGTTTGGCGTCGAGCTTGAGCGACTTGGACTCGactccgacgacgaagacgtttATGTAGCCTCGTTCAGCTCGCGTACCATTGTTTACAAAGGCATGGTCCAGTCGGCCGTGTTGCCCTTGTTTTACAAGGATCTGGTCAATGAAGATTACACGACCAAATTTGTCATTTTTCATCGGCGGTtttccaccaacaccaatcCCCGTTGGCAACTCGCGCAACCCATGCGCGTAGTCGGACACAATGGAGAAATTAACACGCTACTAGGCAACGTTAATTGGGTGAAGGCGCGTGAAGCTGCTAAGAGCCTACCTACCGACACGGAAGATTTGGTCGATTACGATGCCACCATCAACATTGTTGGCATGTGCAACACACAAGAC
Encoded here:
- a CDS encoding predicted protein produces the protein MTWDGEPEEKANVFGLHKAIQNSFSNSKTDISITFQILQTGFSRSLQQSKANAEFTLVEAPPTAAFIASHAKSPSASSPNEVIITVLLQIHNIRETPHHRILIVTMPDQSNNIFFNKETLAFSFPLILVCTTYAYFTYVPLNIGLPIIGGLFVLYQIRSSVKAQQAQKLTHMDERTMESLVNELSGAADADASNASKRAEVEKAKKKVAARLVQEKKVEAKKAGKKKKPNQQEEEDLDDDALLTFVKPSSKAKKS
- a CDS encoding predicted protein, giving the protein MASTSPDPTVMEAIERGNVVVFFDVSLGESGDNETPLGRIKIELFQQDCPKTCENFRQFCTGEFLQNEQPTGYKNSIFHRVIKGFMIQGGDFVNHDGSGKMSIYGATSFPDENFLHKHDRPGLLSSANSGPNTNGCQFFITCGKADWLDGKHVVFGQVLDADSMLTVRKCEAAPVNGSEPRLPIRIVQCGEL
- a CDS encoding predicted protein, yielding MSDMQGQFRGWRAVLGCTYESLAAFRICLGMLLTLELVLRFRFLLPFYSNEGTLPLDLLMGKVDSLYKHVCFHCYFGEVWEQQILLSVQIILSVLLTLGYRTNFVAPVSWFWYLSLTLRNTWMNYILDRYIHYLLFLSMFLPLDERWSLRGATLKKEKGNVVLSPGTIFLKLLVVWIYVDAGVGKYMDPLGGWTYHADPLPALDTYARHTTVARYMYALLGPEGLRVMTPTVVWVELLAAPVALFGLLVGSTSLIYFAVISICSLHVGIALTLRNAALLSFLACTPWCTFLPLTSSMSGASFQISRPATGKVRNTASLVFILSMLAGNLWLETVSQACDQSVKHIWSTVFHNRWNVFVGAEEYVTWEIAPGQLVDGSVVDVWGRTNSISWDLPGSGAPCTATSRPGRWRSFPYLAGLENEDGDALWSYLCREWDRENDADLHPERKLVKFNFFMLQADVLPNMQFSPTRKRLIQSFECATAEVQQEKAIEEGDGGRREEAPSLSDSEL